One genomic region from Haloterrigena gelatinilytica encodes:
- a CDS encoding signal recognition particle protein Srp54 — translation MVLDDLGSSLRGTLDKLRGKSRISEEDIEEIVKEIQRSLLSADVDVSLVMELSDNIKERALEEEPPAGTPARDFVLRIVYEELVDLIGDSTELPLEEQTILLAGLQGSGKTTSAAKMAWWFSTKGLRPAVIQTDTFRPGAYEQAKEMTQRAEVDFYGNPDNDDPVEIARKGLEETSEADVHIVDTAGRHALEDELIDEIEEIEDVADPDTSLLVLDAAIGQGAKDQAQQFDESIGIDGVVITKIDGTAKGGGALTAVDQTDSSIAFLGTGEEVQDIERFEPDGFISRLLGMGDLGQLAERVERAMEQTEMEEDDWDPEDMLQGSFTLHDMQKQMEAMNNMGPLDQVMDMIPGFGGGIKDQLPDDAMDVTQDRMRTFSVIMDSMTEAEKEYPKAIGASQIERIARGSGTSEEEVRELLQQYKMMEKTIKQFQGMGSEQEMQRMMKQMQQQGGGGGGGMGGMGPFG, via the coding sequence ATGGTACTCGACGATCTCGGGAGTTCTCTGCGGGGCACCTTAGATAAACTCCGCGGGAAGTCACGCATTAGCGAGGAGGACATCGAGGAGATCGTCAAGGAGATCCAGCGCTCCTTGCTCTCCGCCGACGTCGACGTCTCGCTCGTAATGGAGCTGTCGGACAACATCAAGGAACGCGCCCTAGAGGAGGAACCGCCGGCCGGGACGCCGGCGCGGGACTTCGTCCTTCGCATCGTCTACGAGGAACTGGTCGACCTCATCGGCGACTCGACGGAGCTCCCCCTCGAGGAGCAGACGATCCTACTCGCGGGGCTGCAGGGATCCGGGAAGACCACCTCCGCCGCGAAGATGGCCTGGTGGTTCTCGACGAAGGGGCTCCGGCCCGCCGTGATCCAGACCGACACCTTCCGTCCCGGCGCCTACGAGCAGGCAAAGGAGATGACCCAGCGCGCGGAGGTCGACTTCTACGGCAACCCGGACAACGACGATCCCGTCGAAATCGCCCGCAAGGGCCTCGAGGAGACCAGCGAGGCCGACGTCCACATCGTGGACACGGCGGGTCGCCACGCCCTGGAAGACGAACTGATCGACGAGATCGAGGAGATCGAGGACGTCGCGGACCCCGACACGTCGCTGCTCGTCCTCGACGCGGCGATCGGGCAAGGGGCGAAAGACCAGGCCCAGCAGTTCGACGAGTCGATCGGGATCGACGGCGTCGTCATCACGAAGATCGACGGGACCGCGAAGGGTGGCGGCGCCCTGACCGCGGTCGACCAGACCGATTCGTCGATCGCCTTCCTCGGGACCGGCGAGGAGGTCCAGGACATCGAGCGCTTCGAGCCCGACGGCTTCATCTCGCGGCTGCTCGGCATGGGCGACCTCGGCCAGCTCGCCGAGCGCGTCGAGCGCGCCATGGAGCAGACCGAGATGGAGGAAGACGACTGGGACCCCGAGGACATGCTCCAGGGCTCGTTCACCCTCCACGACATGCAAAAGCAGATGGAGGCGATGAACAACATGGGGCCGCTGGACCAGGTGATGGACATGATCCCCGGCTTCGGCGGCGGGATCAAGGACCAGCTCCCCGACGACGCGATGGACGTCACCCAGGACCGGATGCGCACGTTCTCGGTCATCATGGACTCGATGACCGAAGCCGAAAAGGAGTATCCGAAGGCCATCGGCGCCAGCCAGATCGAGCGCATCGCCCGCGGCTCGGGCACCAGCGAGGAGGAGGTCCGGGAACTGCTCCAGCAGTACAAGATGATGGAGAAGACGATCAAGCAGTTCCAGGGCATGGGCTCCGAACAGGAGATGCAGCGCATGATGAAACAGATGCAACAGCAGGGCGGCGGTGGCGGCGGCGGAATGGGCGGTATGGGGCCGTTCGGCTGA
- a CDS encoding type II toxin-antitoxin system HicB family antitoxin, protein MSSDADVDPSEYEALEDADVTMRETEHGLHIADDEVTGVSSQGQTPEDAVRNLAEAVRSYREATDDDPGDDWL, encoded by the coding sequence ATGAGTTCCGACGCGGACGTAGACCCCTCGGAGTACGAGGCGCTCGAGGACGCCGACGTCACGATGCGCGAAACCGAACACGGCCTCCACATCGCCGACGACGAGGTCACCGGCGTCTCGAGTCAGGGCCAGACGCCCGAGGACGCCGTCCGGAACCTCGCGGAGGCGGTGCGATCCTACCGAGAGGCCACGGACGACGATCCGGGCGACGACTGGCTGTAA
- a CDS encoding CBS domain-containing protein has translation MHDTITVSEIMVTDVVTAPPDATATRAATLLRDEGVSSVVVVRDGAPIGIVTEGDFLELLCERTDLGTVELTDVLSAPLETIAPDTSIVDAVAVLRKSGFEHLPVVDGDGDGDLVGILTTTELSYYVPHLARRTGGLEADRPKRKVRTDTQYERDDWEFEYRGADESTVDVGDVARFSKVISESDVEAFAEISGDTNRLHLDAAYAAGTRFGERIVHGVLATGLISAALARLPGLTIYLSQESSFLAPVPIDDRVTAVCEVVDDLGGSKYRIETTVLDGDGTTVLDGDAVVLVDDLPPEAAVEDEPVAHD, from the coding sequence ATGCACGACACGATCACCGTCTCGGAGATCATGGTCACCGACGTCGTCACCGCCCCGCCGGACGCCACCGCCACCCGCGCCGCGACGCTGCTGCGCGACGAGGGCGTCAGTTCGGTCGTCGTCGTCCGCGACGGCGCGCCGATCGGCATCGTGACCGAAGGCGACTTCCTCGAACTCCTCTGTGAACGCACCGACCTCGGCACCGTCGAACTGACCGACGTGCTGTCGGCGCCCCTCGAAACGATCGCGCCCGACACCTCGATCGTCGACGCCGTGGCCGTCCTGCGAAAGTCCGGTTTCGAACACCTCCCGGTCGTCGACGGCGACGGGGACGGCGACCTCGTCGGCATCCTCACCACGACGGAGCTCAGCTACTACGTCCCGCACCTCGCCCGTCGGACGGGGGGCCTCGAGGCCGACCGTCCGAAACGAAAGGTGCGGACCGACACCCAGTACGAGCGCGACGACTGGGAGTTCGAGTACCGCGGCGCGGACGAGTCGACCGTCGACGTCGGCGACGTCGCCCGGTTCTCGAAGGTGATCTCGGAGAGCGACGTCGAGGCGTTCGCCGAAATCAGCGGCGACACGAACCGACTCCACCTCGACGCGGCCTACGCGGCCGGAACCCGATTCGGCGAGCGGATCGTCCACGGCGTCCTCGCCACCGGACTGATCAGCGCCGCGCTCGCCCGCCTGCCGGGGCTGACGATCTACCTTTCACAAGAGAGCAGCTTCCTCGCGCCGGTGCCGATCGACGACCGCGTGACGGCCGTCTGCGAGGTCGTCGATGATCTGGGCGGCTCGAAGTACCGGATCGAGACGACCGTGCTCGACGGCGACGGAACGACCGTGCTCGACGGCGACGCGGTCGTCCTCGTCGACGACCTCCCGCCGGAAGCGGCGGTCGAAGACGAACCGGTGGCCCACGATTGA
- a CDS encoding RNA-binding domain-containing protein yields the protein MTDIYRVDVEITAPIYDTEVTSRVVDAVANIFPNADLEEEFGEVRAEAHAMDHFSDLLHRQEILDTARGEFFANREGETFSFALKKQAAFEDRINFSVGEPDELGEIAVRVRVEEPTVEEYIDHIAPPTEDGRPVDA from the coding sequence ATGACCGACATCTACCGCGTCGACGTCGAGATCACGGCGCCGATCTACGACACCGAAGTCACGAGTCGGGTCGTCGACGCCGTCGCGAACATCTTTCCCAACGCCGACCTCGAGGAGGAGTTCGGCGAGGTCAGGGCCGAAGCGCACGCGATGGACCACTTCTCCGATCTGCTCCACCGCCAGGAGATCCTCGATACCGCCCGCGGCGAGTTCTTCGCGAACCGCGAGGGCGAGACGTTCAGCTTCGCGCTGAAGAAGCAGGCGGCATTCGAGGACCGGATCAACTTCTCGGTCGGCGAACCGGACGAGCTCGGCGAGATCGCCGTTCGGGTGCGGGTCGAAGAGCCGACCGTCGAGGAGTACATCGACCACATCGCGCCGCCGACCGAGGACGGCCGCCCGGTCGACGCCTGA
- a CDS encoding nucleoside monophosphate kinase yields the protein MHVIGTVGLPGSGKGEAATVAREHGIPVVTMGDVVRQETTDRGLDPTKDHGKVAQALRDENGPTAIAERSLPMIEDRLEDHDTVLVDGIRSDAEVDVFEERFSEAFTLVSIEAPFELRAERIDARGRDAGESDGGEGLAARDERERGFGMDDAMDRADVVVENTDSLEAFHERVEAIIREGSDSKSEPTPDSVSKTDP from the coding sequence ATGCACGTCATCGGAACGGTGGGACTGCCCGGCAGCGGGAAGGGCGAGGCCGCGACCGTCGCGCGCGAACACGGCATCCCGGTGGTGACGATGGGCGACGTCGTCCGCCAGGAGACGACCGACCGGGGACTCGACCCGACGAAGGACCACGGGAAGGTCGCGCAGGCGCTGCGCGACGAGAACGGACCGACCGCGATCGCCGAGCGGTCGCTCCCGATGATCGAGGACCGCCTCGAGGATCACGACACCGTCCTCGTGGACGGCATCCGGTCGGACGCCGAGGTCGACGTCTTCGAGGAGCGGTTCAGCGAGGCGTTCACGCTGGTCAGCATCGAAGCGCCGTTCGAACTGCGGGCCGAGCGCATCGACGCCCGCGGCCGGGACGCCGGCGAGAGCGACGGCGGCGAGGGGCTGGCCGCTCGCGACGAGCGCGAGCGCGGGTTCGGGATGGACGACGCGATGGATCGGGCCGACGTCGTCGTCGAAAACACCGACTCGCTCGAGGCCTTCCACGAGCGCGTCGAGGCGATCATCCGCGAAGGATCCGATTCCAAATCGGAACCGACACCCGACTCCGTCTCGAAGACCGACCCATGA